The genomic stretch AGTTTAGGCTAGACCCTCAAGTACTCTTGTCTTCTTTAAACCTAGCTATGCATGATgtgaaataaaaacaataaattcaaatttaatttagcaACCAACTCAAACTTTGTCCATTAGTCTTTCATATGTGTGGGTGTGTGTGTATACAGGgggtgtttagtttgaaaaatgttttgttatcaaaattgaaagagtaCTTTAAATATAGATTACGTTGAGGATTATTagatacaaattattattatatttgataaaatttgataaaaatagatagatataaaaaaatattatgtttggttaaagataataaaaaaatattagtatattattttattgaaatacccttgggtataatttctctaaaatattttttatattatttgttatattaattgaaaataagattatttttatcttaaaaaattaataaataatgatatagttataataaaatcaagattacattggtaatcttttaataactaaAGTGGAGGTAGTAATCCGATTACTCTTTATATTACCTACcacattatcattgataatagaagattatcgaaattttttattatttataaatcaaataaagtaatgtaagtaataaaagatagattaccaaagtaatttttaatcaCCCCTAACTAAACGCCCcataatacaatatatttatacGTAGTCAATATAATTCAAGTTCAGTTTGAGGGGGCATGTTGGCACAAAAATTACAACCCCACAAACGTTGGTGATGGTGCcataatttgtaaaaatacaAAGGGTctatgtgtgattttgccaaATCAGTAGAAAAGGCTAAGAAATATCTGTAATTAGGTTGGCAaaaattcattttgaaaataaaattagtcTATTCGTTTCCAGAGAGTTATTTTTCTCTCGTGTCTTTCTTGCTTAGAAATTATTTGTTTCTCTAGCATGTTTTCTCGCAAACAGTACCCTATATTTAATCTGGTAGTTACTGAATTCTAGGACTGGAGCTGCTGTGAGACACAGTTTTTCAAAGTcgttgttttttttcttttttaatttaatatttttttaaagttacttTATTGACTAGGTGTTGACCAGTTTGTCAAGAAACTTCTCAAAGAACAAAAACTtagttgttaattaataattaatttgaaggAAGGCTTCCATGAAGATGAGGGTTATTTTACGTAAATTACTTGAAATATGCCTTTATAAATTTGCTTTGAGTGTTCTCTTTGAAAGAGTCGTGCCCATTGTTTCCAGCTGCGAATTGTATACGGGTCCCATTTTAAGAGGTaaatcttttctctctttcctgccttttttttattggaacatattttatgttgaatatagcaatttcaaataagataattagTACGTTGAATTTTAACACTCACAACATAGAAtgttttgttagattaatttaGCACAAATGTCTACTGACGAAGCAGAGAAAGATACGGTTGCATCAGAAATAGAGATTGTGATTTCTTCCTCTCAAAAACCAATTGCTGGTGCGTTTTAACACTGGACTCTACATATGCTAtcagttatttatttattattgtgtattctgattataatttagtttacatCCCTTAATATTTCATGAAAAGTTCTTATAAAATCTATTTCTGACTTTGAGCTCAACACCAGCGAACCTTCCAGAGGGAGAGAGGTTTAGAGCACACAGGAAGTGTTtgtatattttatcaaaaataaccCTAATGGCTCTCCTCCTTCAATAGATATTTTGTCTACCAAAAACGATGCGTTTTCTTGATCCACTGTTATATCACTTTAGCACTGTTAGCAGGGACTGCTTTGTCTGCTTGTAGGTCCTCTAACTGTGGTGACCCCTTGGCACAACTCACTGCAGCAACCTTATCAATAGATGTTTACTTGTAActtaaatctttttaatattaatttaagagGAATTTACATATGACAAATTTAACCaatcattaaattttgttaactgcacataattattttctcttaatctCTAAAACATCAGATTATTCTGTAGATGTGTCGGAGGAATCTTCCATCTCAATGGCAATAGGTGGGAACGTTGAAAGGGTCCAAACTGAGTCCTCAACGACAGAAGGAAAAACTTTGCCGACACAAAACTCTACATCATCCTTGACAGGTAAAGGTAAAATTCGTGTACATACCTCTTTTCCACAATTAAATAAAGTGTCGTATacccaaattaaataatagacGTATACATGTTGAGAAGCATGTGTgtaacaaaatttttgtccACTAACCTTGGCTGTTCTTGTCTCAACTTGACagatcaaattgaattgagatATCGTCGCTTCATACTGTACTACTATGCAAAGCATGGTGATTGGAACAGCgctgaaaaaattttcaaggaagATAAAATTGGTATAACAGCTATACTATCAAAGGAAGGGGACACCGCTCTTCATATTGCAGCTGCATGCAGGCACACTGGTTTCGTGAAAAAGCTTCTTGAACAAATGAATAAAGAGGATTTAGCTATTAAAAATAACGCTGGCAACACGGCCTTTTTTCTTGCAGCTGCCTCTAGAAAAGTTGAAATCGCCAAGGCTATGATGGAGAAGAACGAAGACGTGGTAAAGATTAGAGGTTTCGATAATATGTTACCGCTTCACAAGGCAGCTACGGCGGGATACAAAGAGATGGTAGAATACCTTTATGAAGCCACTGGAGATGAGTTATTAGATAATAATGATCGCTTCGATTTGCTTGTCAATCTGATACACCACGGTTTTTATGGTAAGTCGCTCTAATTATACGACTTTTAAAAACACAagtcatataaattttaaattttaaagagcAAAATGGCACCGCAAAttaaagcatatatatatatatatatatatatatatatatatatatatatatatatatatgtatgtatgtatgtatgtatgtattcaACTTTGACAAGCATCAATCATCTGTATTATTTATGATGTTTATTCATTCTTTTCCTAGACGTTGCGCTGGATTTGGCGGAGAGGCACCCACAGGTAGCTCTTGCACGTGATAAAAATGGAGAGACAGCATTGCATCACTTGGCACGAGTACATTTATTGACGAGTAGGCTCGATTCAAGCCTAATTAGACTTTGCAAGAGAACAGCCTTCTACCTGTGTTAGTTTCTGTAATCATTAACACTTTGACGATGTCTTGattagtttgttttgttttctttgaacATAAAGAAAAGAGGTGCTTTCATGTTTTTTAAAAGCAGATAATGAAGTAAAAAGAAACGTGATAAAGACGTGTCACTCAGTGTTGGGAAAGCAACGGGTGAAGAGAAGGGAGGAACAGAAGAGCAATGAGCTGGGCTTGAGGGATCGGATAAAACAGAGAGAGCAACGGATGAATGAGAGGACGCAACAGTGGAGGAATGAGCTGAGCTGGGGGGAATGGATTGAAGAGGCGAAAGTTCAAGTCCTAGTTGgtatttgttttattgtttgatttatttattattcacttccgtttttatttaatttaacaataatgaatcaaaatggtaaaaattaagatatttatgGGTGCACTTCTAGAATCAACTCCACTATTAAATACAATTGACAACTTTAATGTATAACTTAGAATTTGCACTTTAATCTTCATTCAAATTaagcttcaaattttcatacttatttttattagatattcTTCTAACCTATCCACTGTTCTTTTAAGATGCAGAATTAATGTAACCGCTTCTATGATATTTCTCTCAACCTATAGCCCAACCTTGTTATAAACCAATGATGGCTAATTAATGAAATTCCTTTTAGGTACTGATCAACAGATTCCCAATTCGGCTTTTGAGTTAGTCCAATGCCTTTGGGAACAAGTTATGCTTCTGGATGACTCCCAGATTTTGGAAATTGTTAGAAAACCTCACTCGCTCATGCTTGAGGCAGCAAAACAAGGGAACCTTCGGTTTCTATGGATAATTATCTGTTCATATCCTGATCTAGTGTATGAAGTTGACGAAAATAATCACACCATTTATCATTTCGCTGCTATGTATCGTCACTTTATCATTTTCAGATACATTTATCACTTAGGTTCACTGAAGGATTCTGTTGTTCAGAACATAGATAAAGATGGGAACAACATTTTGCATTTGGTTGCAAAGTTGCCTCCAGCAGATAGACCTGATAATGAATCAGCTGCATTAGATATTCAAATGGATGAtgagatgaattttttttcgGTAAGTAAATAGAATAACTAGTGAGATGTTTTGGTTGAAGGTGAAAATTAGTTTACTCCCTTTGCTTTGGAAAAAAGagatatttttttcccttgattaatatattctttttgaTAACTCCTGTAGAATGTGAAGGGAATTTTGCATCCGGTGGATGCTGAAGCTAAAAATAAAGAAGGGAAAACCGCTAGAGCTTTATTTACTGAAGAGCACCAAGAGTTAAGGCACAAAGCTGAGAAATATGTTAAGGACATTGCAAAAGGATGCATTATGGGGGCAACACTAATTGCTACTGCTGCTTTTGCTGCAGCTTTCACAATACCAGGTGGCATCAATGATTCAGGGACTCCAAATCTTGTCCGGAGACCTTCCTTCATAATTTTTACTATATCAGATGCAATAGCATTtctgttttccattttctcCATACTAATGTTCTTAACCGTTATCTCTTCCCGATACGAAGAAGCAGATTATAGccaattaattaatgatatgaGTTGGGGATCAATCTTACTTATCTTAGCAATACATGCAATAATGGTAGCGTTTTGCGCAACTATGTTCCTGCTCTTCAACGATGGACAACACTGGGTTCCTATTCTTGTTACGACAATGGCTGTTTTGGCAAGCTTAATGTTCTTGGAGAGATATTTTACTCGCGGTGGAGAAGCAGTACATATCACCGCAAGTTGGTTcccttaaaagaaaattgagtAGAAGTTCTCAACATTGTCTAAAATATGAGAGTTTTATGTTTTGACTCTCactattcaattatttacataattgtTATGAAGTAAATGAGTCAGCCGATGTTTCAGTGTTAATTGTTTTGATCACGACTGTTATAATTAAAACTGAAATGAGttacataaattataagttttgtTTGAGTGAAGCTCTATCTAATAAAACTGACGTgctgattattttatttgagtgaAGTCTCACAAATAAGACTGATTGCTGTTCTTATGATGATGCAACTAAAGTTTTGCTTTTATTAGgcttttctatatatatatagagagagaggaattattaatttaacaaCCAAAATTGACATTTATAAATGTGTATGTAATACCCCTCTCTACAAGTATTACACTTTAGAGAGAATTGCTACTGCACTTGGCGTAACATTAATCATATACTTATAATAACTTATGCAGAAATTGAAACagttcataattattaaaatacctttaaaataaaatagattcaATAGTTGAAAACGTCAATAGATTTcttaaatataatacatataatcaaGTGCGTAGTCTCTAACATAAACATAACTTATagtaaatacataaaaatgatcataatattgaatttaaaacaattcataattaccaaaataccctaaaataagTAACAATATATGGGTACAAAACTGGCATTCAGTACCCCTAATCATCATTAGATCGATAGGTAGATTGAAATGGTAAATTAGGTGATTAAGGGCATGTTGTATGGATCGAGGAGTGAGTTGGATCGATATTGTCGTTGATggagtttgcatataataatagttatcaaacAACCATCTAGATAGCTCCATATGAGACACTTTAAGGAAGAAAGTGCATATCACCTCTTTATTGGGATGAGATCAGTGAGCAAGATGCCCTCACACAGGATTTGGgataaaaaataactcaaaagATGATTGATGATGTGAGACTGatcaaagagaaaatgaaacaagGTCAAGATCGTTAAAAGAGTTATGCAGATCAGAGGAAGTGAGACTTGGAGTTTGATATAGGTGATATGGTTTTTGTGAGAGTTACCCCCTACTGtcatgtgatgagatttggatGGATAGGTAAATTGGCTTTGAGGCTTGTGGAACTCTTTGAGATTCTAGAACATATAGGCAAGGTCACCTAGCAACTTGTTTTGCCAGCAAGCATGGACCACATTTACAATGTGTTCCATGTCTCATTGCTACATAAGTATATCATTGACTTGACTCTTATGTTGAGAGCAAAAGATGTGGAGCTTAAGGATAATCTAGCTTATAAGGAGTGTCCGGTTCAAATCTTGGAAAGGCAAGTTAAGTAGCTAAGAAATAAGCAAATTCCATTAGTCAAGGTTCTTTAGAGGAACCATCGAGTTAAGAAGGCCACTTGGAAGGTTGAGCAAGATATGACACAGAGGTTCTCACAATTATTCGGGTGAATTTTGgggatgaaattcttttaaataagGAGAAATGTAGCACCCGTAGGTATGCCTAAGGATATTTTGGTATTTTGCTCTTTTGATTATGcttatttattgtttatgtgatttttGGAGTTGCACGGTTGTGTGGGTAGACCACACACCCGTGTGTGTAATGGCAAAGGCAAAACAGTGTTTCCTATGTGATGTATGAAAATTGGCTAAATATGGGAGACATACACACTCGTGTATAATGAAGTACATGTCTATATATAGTCaacatgtttaaattttgaataaggaTTTGTTTCaaagtgattttaaaaattgtcattATTGGATAACAATATACACACCTCTGTATATGGTCTACACGACTATGTATTACATGTTACTAGTAAATATAAAACACGACCATGTACATTAGGGGAAAATAGTTCTCAAGTTAGATTTGAGCCACAAGTGTGTTGATATAGGAATAGATACACACtcgtgtggtatgggacacatgaTGGTGTATGTCACCCTAGATTGGCTAAATGTGTGGTCGTATAGGTAGGATTCATATACCCTAGTGTATGGAGGACACACCCCTATGTATAATTgagaaaaatggaaaagaaggtTTAAAAGTTTAGCTATGCCTATGCATGTTAATggtaatgactattttacctctATGAGGGATGAACATGAGGAAAACTAAGGATAAAGCCCTAATAAAGGCAATATAAGATGAGAATTGTTATAGATATGTCTAACTATATGGATGACGACATAGACCTAGATCAGAGTGATTCtaaatcaaaaattgaaatgatgTGTTATCTTATTCCTACCAACAAGTTATGTGTAGTATAGTTATTCCACCAAGCTTAGTATAACGTGGACTCATCATCGAGTTATGGTAGTTTAACTCATCACCGAGCTATGGTAATGTGACTCATCATTGAACTATATGCAAAGTGACTCGTCACTAAGTTATGTATAGTGTGACTTATCACTAAGTTGTATGTAGTGTGATTTATCATCGAGATATGTGCAACGTGATCATGCCACGAGCTATGCGCAATATGGTTGTAAAAGCATTGAAGCTAGCTTATGTGAATGTTTGTATGACTTTAACTGGAATCCAAATTGGCATGTGTACAAGGtatagtatataaatgatattaaggATATTACATGCTTTCACCAAGTGTCTGGACACCGATATACATTATTTGGTACTAGTCATAAAGGATGACATAGACATTAAGATTTAGGCACAGGATGTCAAGATATTAGGATAGGCATATAGGATGTTGTTGTAACATCCAAAATACCATAAGTAGATTGAATACAAACAAACTAGACTTATGTTATTCCTTTACTACCATGTGTATTAGATGGAGAGGTCACCTATTTCCTGAGTGCATTTCACTCACCATATTCCTTTGTGATTTTGCAAGTAAGATCGTAAAGCAGCAGGGCAATGGTAGAGCTAGCAGGTCAAACTAGGTTATTGCATAAGAcaaagggcatttttgttatttGCACTTTTGGACTTTCATTTACATTTGTTTATGCATTGACTTTTGAGACTTGGGATGTTATGGACTTGAGTTTTGTAAACTTAGTTTTTAGACATTTAACTTGGATTGgattatttattaaagtttattaataCACTTTTTGGGGTTATAGgcatttatttgttataaatactTTGCATTTAATTATTGCTAcaaatgtttttgaatgttttaaaaTAACACGTCTTTTCGTGATATATTTCGGATAAGGGTATGTGTCTGGAGAGCATTGTTATAtacaataagaataaaaattaatcaatttgaaggaaaataaagttatttga from Mangifera indica cultivar Alphonso chromosome 6, CATAS_Mindica_2.1, whole genome shotgun sequence encodes the following:
- the LOC123219489 gene encoding protein ACCELERATED CELL DEATH 6-like, with the protein product MSTDEAEKDTVASEIEIVISSSQKPIADVSEESSISMAIGGNVERVQTESSTTEGKTLPTQNSTSSLTDQIELRYRRFILYYYAKHGDWNSAEKIFKEDKIGITAILSKEGDTALHIAAACRHTGFVKKLLEQMNKEDLAIKNNAGNTAFFLAAASRKVEIAKAMMEKNEDVVKIRGFDNMLPLHKAATAGYKEMVEYLYEATGDELLDNNDRFDLLVNLIHHGFYDVALDLAERHPQVALARDKNGETALHHLARVHLLTSRLDSSLIRLCKRTAFYLYNEVKRNVIKTCHSVLGKQRVKRREEQKSNELGLRDRIKQREQRMNERTQQWRNELSWGEWIEEAKVQVLVGTDQQIPNSAFELVQCLWEQVMLLDDSQILEIVRKPHSLMLEAAKQGNLRFLWIIICSYPDLVYEVDENNHTIYHFAAMYRHFIIFRYIYHLGSLKDSVVQNIDKDGNNILHLVAKLPPADRPDNESAALDIQMDDEMNFFSNVKGILHPVDAEAKNKEGKTARALFTEEHQELRHKAEKYVKDIAKGCIMGATLIATAAFAAAFTIPGGINDSGTPNLVRRPSFIIFTISDAIAFLFSIFSILMFLTVISSRYEEADYSQLINDMSWGSILLILAIHAIMVAFCATMFLLFNDGQHWVPILVTTMAVLASLMFLERYFTRGGEAVHITASWFP